CTGAATTGATGATAATTTAAGCCTCTTTCCTGAATCAAATCATGAAATTTAACTCAAAGAAATAACAATGAATCTTAATATAGATGCAATAAAAAGCCAGACCTTCGATGCTATCGTAGTTGGTTCTGGTATTTCGGGTGGATGGGCTGCAAAAGAACTAACCGAGAAAGGCTTGAAAGTAGCAGTTTTGGAGCGTGGCCGTGAAATCAAACACGTAGAAGGATACGAAACCGCAATGAAAGAACCTTGGGAGTTTGCTCACCGTGGTCGCCCAACCAATATGGCTGCTGAAGAGTATTGGGCTGGTATGCGTACTGGTTATACTGCCAACGAAGAGCACCGCTATTTGTTTGAAAATGACAAACAAAACCCTTATATCGAGAAAAAAGGAGGCTTTGATTGGCTTCGTGCTTATCATACAGGAGGAAAATCTTTGTTGTGGGGTCGTCAATCATACCGCTGGAATAAAGAGGATTTTGAAGCTAACTTAAAGGAAGGCGTTGGTGTTGACTGGCCAATTCGTTATGAAGATTTGGCTCCTTGGTACACTTATGTAGAGAAATTTGCGGGTATTTCGGGTCAAAGAGAAGGCCTAGATGTATTGCCAGACAGTCATTTCTTGCCAGCTATGGCTATGACTGCCCCTGAAGTACATTTCAAAAACGAAGTAAATAAAAAACTAGGTCGTCCTGTTACAGTAGGTCGTGTGGCTCACTTAACTAAACCAGGCCCTCAGCATACTGCGGTAGGTCGTGGTTCGTGTCAATACCGTAACAAATGTATGCGTGGATGTCCTTACGGTGGGTATTTCAGTTCTTTGTCGGCTACACTACCAGCAGCAGCTCGTACAAAGCGTTTGACAATGATTCACAATGCTATTGTTTCTGAAATTATATTCGACGACAAAACACAAAAAGCAAAAGGAGTAAGAGTAATAGACCAAAATACATTGGCTGTTACTGAATACTATGCTAAAATTATCTTTGTGAATGCTGGTGCTATTGGTTCAACATCCATTTTGATGAACTCAAAGTCTAGCCGTTTTCCTACAGGTTTGGGTAATGATAGCGACCAATTAGGCCGTAACATCATGGATCACCATTTGGGTGTAGGTGCTAGTGCAACCGTAGAAGGCTTCAACGATGATTATTTCTTCGGTAGCCGTCCAAATGGTTTGTATATTCCTCGTTTCCGTAACTGGGGCAAAGACAAGCGTGATTATTTGCGTGGATTTGGGTATCAAGGTGGTGCTAGCCGTGCAGGTTGGGGGCGTGGTGTTGGTATGGATGGATTCGGAGCTACCTTCAAAGAAGATTTGACACATCCTGGTACATGGAGTGTAGGTTTTGGTGGTTTTGGCGAAATTCTTCCAAATCCTGAAAACCGCTTCGTTTTGGGTGAACAAAAAGATAAATGGGGTTTACCAATTTTGGAATTCTCGGCAGAATTTAGCCAAAATGAATTGAAAATGCGTGAAGATATGATGCACGATGCTGCTGAAATGTTGGAAGCTGCAGG
The DNA window shown above is from Flectobacillus major DSM 103 and carries:
- a CDS encoding FAD-dependent oxidoreductase yields the protein MNLNIDAIKSQTFDAIVVGSGISGGWAAKELTEKGLKVAVLERGREIKHVEGYETAMKEPWEFAHRGRPTNMAAEEYWAGMRTGYTANEEHRYLFENDKQNPYIEKKGGFDWLRAYHTGGKSLLWGRQSYRWNKEDFEANLKEGVGVDWPIRYEDLAPWYTYVEKFAGISGQREGLDVLPDSHFLPAMAMTAPEVHFKNEVNKKLGRPVTVGRVAHLTKPGPQHTAVGRGSCQYRNKCMRGCPYGGYFSSLSATLPAAARTKRLTMIHNAIVSEIIFDDKTQKAKGVRVIDQNTLAVTEYYAKIIFVNAGAIGSTSILMNSKSSRFPTGLGNDSDQLGRNIMDHHLGVGASATVEGFNDDYFFGSRPNGLYIPRFRNWGKDKRDYLRGFGYQGGASRAGWGRGVGMDGFGATFKEDLTHPGTWSVGFGGFGEILPNPENRFVLGEQKDKWGLPILEFSAEFSQNELKMREDMMHDAAEMLEAAGFKNISQYNSNSTHIGLGIHEMGTARMGRDPKTSVLNKHNQVHGVKNVFVTDGAAMASASCVNPSLTYMALTARAADFAVNELKKKNL